GTATTGGGTCGTCTACGCTATCGGTCGGTGACATGGCGGCACGCTCTTGCTAAATGAAAACGGTCGCGCTGTGACTCTCAAGGCGTACCATCGAAGAATTCTCTCCCCTCATTTCTGTTCGATATTGAGCATGTGATTCTGCCGGTTCCTGAGGCAGACCAGCTAGCTTAGATGAAACCTCACCAGTAGCAATCTCgccattcttttctcccccctcctttcgCTACTCCTACCTTCTGTGCCACTTCCCATCAATCTCCGGCTCAATGGAACTTCAAGAAAAgcattttgattttttctcTCAACTTCCTACCGAGCTAAGACTTCTCATCTGGCGTCTGTGCCTCCCCAACCGTGTCCCGGAATTAGACTATCCATGGGTGCGAAGTGTAGACTTCGACCCCTTGCACCCGACATGTCGATTGATGCATACGACTGACCTCGACCGGAAAGCACCAGTGCTTACTCGTGTGTGTCATGAATCTCGCTTGGTCGCTTTCGAAACCGGTGGTTATCGGGATCATGCGCGTTCTGAGCTATGGAATTCTAATCTCTTAGTGAGAAAGAAATCATGGCTCGATCCCCGTCGAGATACGATTGACTTAAACTGGACTCCTAGCGATCCTGCTGGGTACAATGGACCAGGAAGTGCTCTTGATTATCTAGCATGGAAGGCGACTGAAGCTCGCCGAGGTTCCTTTATGTTCGACTATCTTGGTCCATACttcgatggagaaggagtcAGTCTTGACGAGCGGATTGGAGTCGTGCAGAAACTACAAAACGCATTTGTTGTAATGAAAATCGTTGTAGTGCATACTACAGTCCAAATTGTGACGAAGTCGGGCTTATTCGGACTTCTCGGTGACGCCTTTGTTCAACTGATCGATGTGACTGACGAATCGAGACTCGACGCCCTCTTCAAGTTCGCCGAGGAGTGTGAATCCGACACCACCGGGCCCATTGCTTGCAAGCAAGACTTTTGCAGAAAATCTGCGGATTCATATTCCAAAACGCTGAAAGAAAAGCTTGCGAGCACCTTGGGTCAGAGCTTGTCTTTGTCTTTGCGACCGGCCATCATGTTCAGATTTTGTCCTCACTTTTGCAACCATAGTAGTCTCCATCGATGGAAATTGTTCTATGAATCGAAGCGATAATTCGGAGGGGGACTGAAGTCATGTCGCCAATTCGGGCATCACCAAGGAGGTTGAATGCCCTACGAGCCTTGTGAAGCCGGTCTTTAAATTTGTCCTCGGGTTCGTAGTATCGTCGATCCCGAATGACGCTAAGGACATTCACCATGACTTCAAGGTATCTTGGCGTTGCACCCTCTTGAAAGATGGATGGGAAGAGCCCAGCTGCTAGGGTATTTAGCTCCAAATGTAGGGAAGATTGGGTAAACTATGGTATTTATACGATACGTATTGTAGAGATAGACAGTCTACTTATTGCTTGTTAGCCTCCTCTCTGCCAGACGCATCTAGTATGTAGAGATCTTGGGTTTCTTGGAGAGGGCGCATGTAGAGACATGCGGAACCAATCGTCTAGGAATACTGTGGCTAAGGTTGAAAAGCTACTCCTTAAGTTACTTGCCGCCCCGGTCTATTAGCCATCGGGTGACCATACGGCCTATGTGACATTTCTGGTGTAGAAGCTTAAGAAAGATGCTAATGCCACAACGAGTGGCCCCAAACTCCCCCTGTTCACGGCGGGCGATTATTCGGACGATTTCTCGGCCGACGGGACAAGGTTGTACACTTGTGATGGACGACCAGGCTATCATCCAGCTGACGGCGTTACTATCAATAGAGAACCTGAGACTGTGGAACAGAATTTCATAAAGAGTCTCCAAAGTCCATCTTTAATTTCTCAAATGTATAAAGTCTAGATGGGCCGGACGTCACAACTTACTATCCGCTACAATCTCAACCACCATTCCGCTACTCAAACCCCCTCACCTCTCATCTTTCCACTTGCACTTGCTGACTCCAACTCTATGAACTATATCCTCAATAGCCAAGAATCATGACATCTACCATCCCACCAACAATGCGTGCCTGGGTTCGTCCCTATCGCGGCCCGGCAAAAATCCTCCAACTGTCCGACGTGCCCACACCAGCTGTcccgccatcatcatcctcagaCGTCCTCATTCGCGTATCTCACGTCTCCCTAACCTACAACACCGAGCTCATCATGAAAATCATCCCAAACACACCGCTCACGAGGCCCTGGATTCCCGAAATCGAATTCTCAGGCGACGTCATCGCCGCCGGCACAAAGGCACCGCCCGAAGTCCGCGACCCCGGCGTGAAGGTCTTTGGCTGCGAAAGTGTTTGGAATTACGCCATGGGACACGGCGTGCTAGCCGAGTACGTATGTGTTCCTGGTAGCAATGTGGTGCGTGCTAGCGATGAGATTGACATGGCGTCGGCATCTGGGATTAATGGGTGCGGGAGCTGTGCGTTAAAGATTTGTCGGACGGCTGGCGTTGAAGAGGGCCATGTTGTTTTGGTCAATGGGGCTAGCGGGTCGGTCGGGTCTGTTCTTGTGCAGCTATGTAAGTTTAGAGGGGCAAAGGTTGTTGGTGTTGCGAGTGGGAGGAATGAGGAGATGGTTCGTGGACTTGGTGTTGACGAGGTATGAATATTCTCACCGGGCATTCGCAAAAACAGGGAGGATTTGCTGACGGAATGGATGATCTAGTTCGTTGACTATCGCAAACATGACTCACTACCGGCTTATATGGCTAGTCAATATGGGGATAAACCATTCGACTTCATACTAGACTGCGTCGGCACGCAGGCGCTTTACGCAAATTCATCCGCTTATCTTAAGCCCGAAGGCGCTTTGATCAATGTTGGTTTACTTGAGGGTATCTTTACGACGACATTCAACGTCCTGGCAAATACGTTTCTGCCTCAGTGGCTGGGTGGCGTGCCACGTCGTTATATCACGTTTAGCACACCGCCGACTCGCGATGCCGCGGTTTACATGGCGGAATTGGTGAGGCAGGGTCATATTCGTATTCCCGTTGACTCGGTCTATGATATGGAGGATGCCATTGCGGCGTACGAGCGGGTGGCAACTCAGCGTGCTAGGGGCAAGGTTGTTATCAAGGTGCGAAGTGATTAGATCGGGGTCTGAAATTGTACGTGGGTAACTCGAAATGAGTCTTTTATTGGAAGACTCGGTTTGCCGAATTGACTCTTGCATCGAAATGTGTATATTCTAACTCAACATATTCCCTTTCCCACACCACCGGGTCGTTGCGAACCCTCATCGACTCAAAATGGACTCCTAAACGAATTTGAAAACCCTACCTGTCTTTGGATATAGGCAAGGAGAGCCTCAGACGCAGAAATTGTGAATGTAGCCTTTCCCACGAGAGACGGTAGCCGTCTTAGACGCTCTGCATTCCCTGGATAGTGCAGATTTATTGAGAAAGGTTCTGCCCTGCAGCAGTCGGATTGCCACCCTAATCCACTCGAGACCCGACAGAACAGATGTCTGCGAGGGATGTGTTCCCACTGGTGTAGTAGTCGGACTTGAATGGCAGGACCCTGACAGGGTCCCCAGACTTGTATTGTAGGTAGCGTAATGTTACGGCACTGCGGGCTTGGCGGCGATGCGTAGTCGTAGCCAGCCGCGGTGGTAACGTTAGTGCGGCATCCCAGAACATGAAAAATGTAGTTCTGGTATATGATTTGGTCTTTTCAGGACGGCTGCTGACATAGCGGTTCATCAACCTGGCTAAGCGTGTGTATGTATTTCCTGTCTACAAAATTACAAGGTGGATCTTTTTGCGTTATGTAAGCTGTTGTTTCTGTCATCGACATTATCTTGTACTCTAGGTGAAATGGAACTCACTTCGGGCATAACTTGCTTCTTAGCCCCCAAGGGGCTTACAGAGACTTACAAGGTCCCTTTGGGGATGCGTTTAGTACGGTTTTTTTCCGGTAGATGTTGGTGTACCATAAGGGGCAGAATGACGATCATCGCAGCGGTACAAAGATTGACATATAGGCATGAGGAATTACCCTTTCGGGAAAATGATCAAGGACTTGGGCATTGATCGCCATCAACAGATCAGGACCTTGAGACGAGTGTTGCGCCATCTCTGATGATTATGGCCTGGCTATCCTGTCAGACagcgagagaagagaacaaACAAACTGAGATTGACGTCTAGTATGCCAGAGCAAAGAGCTTTTTATAAAGTCTCTTTGATTTCCCCAGATGCCTTCCACTTCACGCTCTCTTGGCTACACCCACGCCACAAGAAAAGGCTTTCACTTGGCTGAATCAAAATGTTCCGAGGCGCTGTTGTCATGGTGCTGGCTCTCGTGTCTGCTGTGCAGGGAGCCCCAACGACCTCCAACGTATCGCACAGTGTGGTCAGACGGTGTGGCTCGATCTCGCAATATTTCAACCCAAAGGCTGAGGATTGGAATAACAACAATATTGACACCTGGCTCAACACTTGGTGGAACGATCATACGGACCTGATCAGTAGCAACACGGCAGGCTTTGCCGGTGCTTTTGGTCAGTGGGCCATTGGTAACCCCGACTGGTCGTGTCGCGATGATGGGTCAACCTCGGACTGCGACTTGAATGTGTGTGATAACCGAGTGATCAATGATCGGGGCGACGACATGCGTCCTACATACTACGTCCTCGAGTCGGTCAATCGTCTACACTCGTACTTCTTGGGAGTCAGCCAGGCATTTAGCACAGCAGCGCTTGGTGCCGCACTGTCCAAGGACGAGTGGGCCTTGACTTTCTACAAGGACAAGGACGACAAAAGTGTGACTGTGTTGAAGGAGATTCTCAATGTAGTCACAACTATCATCGGCATTGGCGCCTCCTTCGCTGGCCTTGCAGAAGTTGCAGCTGCAGGTGCTGTTGCCGGCGCAGCCTCCACATTGGCCGGGGGCGCGAACAGCGCGGCCGGTATAGTTCTTGGGAGCCAGTAAGTCATGCCTGTTGTGCACCACATCGTCATTGTCCTCTGAGCAGCCCCGGGAACGTCCCGGTGAATGCTCTCAATTCCaggaggagagaaattcTCATAACACGTATTCGCCATGTTCACACTGACGCCTTTTCCTCAGTCAAGACGACACCTTCCAGAAATCGGCAGACCTCGGTGGCATTCTTGGCACGATTGTCGTCGACTCGCTGAAATCGTTCACCACGGCCAACAACGATCTGATGGCCGGTAAAACCTACAATGATCACGACATCCGTAGCTACCTCTCCGGCGGCGCCTTCCTCGATTTTGGTGGCGTCGAGAAAAACGCCGTCACCGACTCGATGACCGCCATGCTCGTGGGTTCCGCCATCAACGCTCTCTGGCGAACGCAAAagatcttcatcctcggtgGAGGCGCATGCAATGATGGACAAGGCATCGGCGAAGGTCCCCAGTCCTATGGGATCTGCAGCAACGGCAAGGCCTGGTACCTCTACTACTGGCAAGAAAACGACGTGCCTTCTCTGACTTCTCATCAATGGGGATGGGTTGCGACGCCCCCCGGAGCCGATCGATTGGGTTCCAATGAATATAGCGGCGTGACAATCGAGGATGTGATCAAATCGTCCTGGGATGCCTGGAATGTCGCCGGATATAACTACAACGCCGATACCGCTCGGCAACGGGCCGAATCCGCGATCAAGGATGGCTGGGCTGTTCCGGGTGCTCATGGGGCGGCCTGGGAGGGGATTTTCACGATTCCAGTATGCGATGTTGGCGCGGCCGTGGATTCAGACTGGCAGGACAAGCAGTACATTCTCCAGAACTACGGCCATGACAGTCGTCCTGTGTGGTGTGGTCCGATTTGCGGTGGGGATATTCAGAAGACGCGGGATTTCATCAAAGCGGCGAACATGGAGGGCTTCCAGAGCCCGAAGCACCTCTGTGATGTGGACCCTGGATACTAGGGGTCCGAGAAGCATTAGATGAAGTACTTAGTCTCCCCGTTGACAGGGAATAATTTCGTATAGTCGATGAATTGGATACACGATTTGATGCACAACTCTTCCAAGGCTGTCACCGAGGCCGAATGCTTGTATACCACTGACCAAAGGGCGGGTCCTTTCCCCGAGACTCTGATTCATCAGCCGCATCTTTCTCTCGCGATTTCCGCAGACCCATAAGGTGTCTTTGTCCCAGCTTCAGGAGAGCAGGAGATGGGGGAGCCTGGAACATTGGAATAAATCAACCGAAACAGAGGGTTAGATAAATCTACCCAGAAGGTGATGATACATGTCAAGCTGAACCTCGACTGGACATCAAATGAATTCTCCACCTGATTGTCTCCTACAATGTGTCGTCGATAGCACCGCAAAAAGGACAGTTATCATCCAGCCCCTACTGGTTACAACCTACTTCCTACATGAGAGACGTGAAACTTTCTAACCATTTATATTCATTCATTTTGGATCATGGAAGGGCCACGAGCGGATTTCACTCGTGATCAGAAACGGCATCAGAAAGGGGGTAGGCGAGATAGAGGGAGAGATACGCAGGAGACCGTGACAGCAAAATAAGGCaaggatcaaaaaaaagaagaaggatgggaaaagagggagagagaagagccaGTGGCAGAGTGATAGGGTGgagaggcggaggagaaggagttgGTTTCAAAAGTCgaacagagagaagagggagatgcATAAACAAGGCATGCCATTAGATCAAGAGGAGAACGCAAAAATCCCATATTTTAAGCCTTGATTGCACCACCCAATGCACCACCGCCGAATTGCTGGCCACCAGGTCTCCGACCCTGCTGACCAGGAATGCGAGCACCACCACGGCCTtggccaccaccgccacgaccaccacctcGACCGCGGTTACCGGGACCCTGCTCACGCTGGAAAGCGTTGGCCATACCTTGGGTACGCTGCTCAAGAGTCTTCTCGTTGGACTCGAGCAGACCCATAGACTTGTCAGCCAACGTGACGATCTGGGACTGCAGGCGAGACAGCTCAACACCCTTGCGGAAGACAATGGCGTTGTTGACCTGGTCCAGGGCAGCAGCGAGCTCCTCGTGGGAGATCATACGGCTGATGATAGCGgtgatcttcttggcaggCAGCTCGAACATATCGGCcagcgaggagatggagagactgTCATAGAAGGGAGCATAGGTGAAGAGGTAGGTGCGCAGACCCTCTTCTTGTGTCTGGGCAGAGAGCATCTCCTTGACCTTCTCCGGCTGGGGCATCagatcccagatcttgatggAAGACAGCATCGAGGCAGCCTGCTTCCAGTCACCGGCAGCGAGGAACTTGGCGGACATGATCACACCGTCACGAGTGTTCTCAGGGGGTCCGGTGAACACCTGGCGCTCGTTGTAGTCGAGCATGCGGCGGAAGGTCTTAGAGATCATGCGGCGGCGCATCTCGGGCGAGGAGGAAGTCTGCGCCATAAGGGGGACCTCAAGGAACATGCTGGAGGTGAGGTAGATGCACTCGAGGAGCTCGAGGTTGATGTGCATGTGGAAGGGTAGCTGGCGCTGACGCTCAAGACGCTCCTGCTCAGGAGAGACGGTGGAGTAGCGCTGCATGATGATACCCTGGGCCAGCAGCTCCTTTTGACGGCCAGAGCCGCAGATCTCCCCGAGGGTGTTTTGAGCCTCGTAGATCAGACCGGCGCGGAAAGCGCACAGACCAATCTGAACCAGGGTGCGGTTGAAAAGAATCTGGGTGCTGACGTCAAAGTTGGAGATGTTCTCAGTCAAGTGCGACATGAGCATCAGGTCACGAGAGCGGTAGTACTGATCGTGCAGGGCGAGGAAGTAGATCTGGCAAAGCATCGAGCGAGCGCGGATGATGCCATCGCTGTTCTGGAACAGGTAGTGGCAGAGAGTCTGGAGAAGGGCGTTGACGTCGCCGACATTCTTGCGTGGGGTAATGGTGGAATCGAGCTGCTCGGGAAGGGCCTTCCAGGTCGCTTCCTCCAAGATGGAAACAACTTGGGAGGGCTTGAAGTAGACGTGCTCCAAGCGGCGGATGATCGTGCGGTTCACGCTGTCTTGTCGGGCGTCGGTCTTGTCGCTAGTGTTCAAGTTCTCAAGGTAGAGCTGAGCGCGGACAATGTTGTTGTACAATTGCTGCTCGTCGCTCAAGCGCTCAATGTATTCAGCAGTGTGGGGGTCAATCTGCTGCAGAGAGCGGGTAAGCTCGTCATCCAAACGCTCAATATATGAGACAATGCTGCCGGGGATGTAGAAAGTCTCGCCCTCAGAGATCTGGGGTtgcttctcatcatcctcccaCTCCTCAGCATTCTCGCTGACGACCAGGTTGCGGTTCTCCTCCAGGACGGACAGGAGAGAGCCAAACTCCTTATCAGCAGACTTCCACTGCTCGGGGCTCATGTAGTTGGCGGAAGAAGACGTCAGGTCGAAACGGGTGGAGATCAAGGTCAGGTAGACACGGATACGCTGGTAAGGAGTGGTCGCAACggcgagaagcttctccatTGTCTTGATCTGCTCGAGACGGTCGGTGTTCTTCTTTCCTCGGGACTCAACAATGACACGGAGGTGCTTGAGAATGCTCTCAGGGGTGTAGTGAGTCTTTCCACCACGGCTGACAGTGGTGAactcctcatcctcggcagcggccgcggcggcggcagcagcgaggttctggatcttctcgaCTTTGGTGGGCTTAGGGGCAGCGGCGGCAGGCTTCTCAACCTCCTCATCGCTCTCCATAAATTCGTCCTTGTTGGCACGGTACTTCTCGATCTGGGCGGCGTAGTCcttgttgttcttcttgatacGCTGCTTGACGGCATTGAATCCCTTCTGGTTGCTAGCgttcatcttcttgttggaAGCCTTCTGCTTGGCGACGGACTCGTTGACGAAGTCCTCGAGATCAGCAACGGCCTGGACATAGATCTTGGGAACGGGGCCAGTCTGAGTGATCTTGACGATCTGGCGGTTCAGGTTGTCGAACTCTGTAGCGAGGCACGGTCAACACATTTCTTTCATCCAACTTGACTCTGGTGGCTTCATGGCATCATGCATGAGGTGTATCAATCGTTTAAATCCCGCATCACACCTTTGATGCGCCTCATGTCCAGATCAAGCCACCACGCCAAGAACGAGACTGCATTCCACCAGGGCACACTCACCAGTCGAAATAACAGCCCAgtcgttgatcttctcggcATTTTCGATCAACTTGATGGTGCTCTCCAGACCCTCCAATCGCTTGTCCTTGGCACTCTTCACAACTGtgaccttctcctcctcttcctcctcctcgctgTCAGAATCATCCTTCAAGAAAGCGGCGGCACCGCCCTTCGCGCTCGCCTCGTCGTCGGAGTCGTCGGAGTCAGAGCCGGAGTCGGACTGGTCGGAAGATTCCTCCTCGCTTGATTCCTCCTCGGAGCGCTCAtagagctcctcctcttcgtccgaGGAGCTGGACTCGCTGTCGCTACCACCGCGGTAGAAGAATCGAGACATATTTGCGGGTCGGTTGAATCCGTTGCTGCAGGGCAGTTTGACCTTCTCAAAACTTGGAGTTGAATGGCGGGCGAGAGCCACACACGAAATTTAAGCGAGGGGCTCACTATGCCCAATTTGGACTAGCGCCATCTGGACTTCTTTGACGCGTTGTTTTGAGAAACATACTCTTTAACATCTTCAATAACTCATGCGGCTCCTCGtttattcttttttgagGGCTACGGGCTGACTTTGAAATCTCACCGAGACTCAAGTTTTTTAATAATTGTTGAAATAGGTCGCATTTGCACGATTTTACGAAGTTGCGGGTCCCGCCAGCTCATACCCGAGTACATCCACCATGCAGACCGAACAACCACCAGATTTACAAAAAAGCGTCAATAAATTGAATCGAACGAACGCGACGAATCAGAAGTCTCAAAAATTGTCGGTCGAAGCAGAAGTTCTGGTAGATCAACTGGTGGAATTTCCAAGGAGTTCCTCAATTGTTACGGAGAAAAGACGTGGGGACGATATTGTTCTTTAATACTCCGGGCTatgccaaaagaaaagggcacTTGTAATGAAACagaataaaagaaaacaagaacatCCTCATAAGCAAAGCCACTTGTATACGATTCGGAATTCACAGGAAGTAAAACGCCACCGTTCGGAGGGACAGAGATTGAGAGTAAGCAAAGAAGAGCTAAAAAATGCCCAGGGATAATGAGCAACAAGGGGAATGAGGATGTGGATgagagaaacaaaagacCGCAAAAAGCTGGAAATTCTCAAGTCTCTCGTTGCCAGCATGAAACCGGTGAGGAATGGTTCAGGTTACGTGGTGCGTGCGTCGAGAAATCTGTCCTCGCAAGCACAATAATAGGAATGCCCGTGAAACTTACAAATCGTGCAACGCTCTCATAACAGCGAACATGAGCAACAAAAGAGGCAGAAGACTCTGAGCTTGGGGACGCTGCCAAGAAGGTGCGGTTGTTTGAGCGTTCAGGGTTGCCAATGATCGAGACCGTAGAAGATGGGGTGTCGGCGAACGGATGGTTTAACTTCGACGTAACTTTATGAACCAAATGGACCAGTGCAGGCTTGGTCGGCGACCACTTTGCGTCTTCGAGCCACACCTGACGTGACTATGCTCCATTGCAGTGAATGCACGACACATGACAGGAAAATGGCCTCGTCGTAGACAGGAGCAGCTGGTGACCGTTCTCATGACCCCGTTTTTAGTGCCACTGGTTTTGACCCATGTAGCTTTCACCTAGCACACCATCCTCAAGCGTGCGAATGAAGTCTCGGTTTCGTTGGTTTCCTTGTCCATTAGCGCGGCTCCCGCGCCGCCGCTGGTTGGCGTTGTTCGGATCCACGTAGCCATCAGGCGGAGGGGGATAATATGCCGGGCTGGGCTGCAGCCGGATTGGGGCATTGGGATCTAAGTGACTTGCCACACGCTGGATTGTTGTAGGAACACCACCTCCCTGTACGTCCATCGTTGAGGCGCGTTGGCGTCCGGCCCTCGTTGTTGCCTGAGCATAGAGGCTTTGAGACGGGGGGTATTGGCCTTGCTGGGGAACCTGACCCTGGACGATTCCCATCTGATGGCCGTAGCCCGGCGGCTGTGTCGGGTACGGAGGAGGTGCCCCCTGTTGATACATGCCGTTGTAGATTGGCGGAGCCTGCGGGGTATGGGCAGGTGGCGTATGGTATTGGTTCATTTGCATGTTATACGCTGACTGCGCATGAGCGGCTTGAGCAGCCCGCTGTTTGCTGGCAGCTTCAgcctgctgttgctgctgaaCACCGGGAGCGACGGTCTTGTTTGGCGCCGAATATTTCAAGTTCATGGGCGGCATAAACGGACCCGTGAACTTTTGCTGAGTGATGAAGGGGTGCAACTTGGCTTGCTGCGGCGACCAGCGCTCGAGCGGGTTGATTGTGAGCAGACCCCGTACAAAGTCGATGAATGCTACCCGGTTGTTGAGCTCTATGACAATGGAAAGTTAGACAACAAGCTC
The nucleotide sequence above comes from Penicillium oxalicum strain HP7-1 chromosome II, whole genome shotgun sequence. Encoded proteins:
- a CDS encoding Eukaryotic translation initiation factor 3 subunit C: MSRFFYRGGSDSESSSSDEEEELYERSEEESSEEESSDQSDSGSDSDDSDDEASAKGGAAAFLKDDSDSEEEEEEEKVTVVKSAKDKRLEGLESTIKLIENAEKINDWAVISTEFDNLNRQIVKITQTGPVPKIYVQAVADLEDFVNESVAKQKASNKKMNASNQKGFNAVKQRIKKNNKDYAAQIEKYRANKDEFMESDEEVEKPAAAAPKPTKVEKIQNLAAAAAAAAAEDEEFTTVSRGGKTHYTPESILKHLRVIVESRGKKNTDRLEQIKTMEKLLAVATTPYQRIRVYLTLISTRFDLTSSSANYMSPEQWKSADKEFGSLLSVLEENRNLVVSENAEEWEDDEKQPQISEGETFYIPGSIVSYIERLDDELTRSLQQIDPHTAEYIERLSDEQQLYNNIVRAQLYLENLNTSDKTDARQDSVNRTIIRRLEHVYFKPSQVVSILEEATWKALPEQLDSTITPRKNVGDVNALLQTLCHYLFQNSDGIIRARSMLCQIYFLALHDQYYRSRDLMLMSHLTENISNFDVSTQILFNRTLVQIGLCAFRAGLIYEAQNTLGEICGSGRQKELLAQGIIMQRYSTVSPEQERLERQRQLPFHMHINLELLECIYLTSSMFLEVPLMAQTSSSPEMRRRMISKTFRRMLDYNERQVFTGPPENTRDGVIMSAKFLAAGDWKQAASMLSSIKIWDLMPQPEKVKEMLSAQTQEEGLRTYLFTYAPFYDSLSISSLADMFELPAKKITAIISRMISHEELAAALDQVNNAIVFRKGVELSRLQSQIVTLADKSMGLLESNEKTLEQRTQGMANAFQREQGPGNRGRGGGRGGGGQGRGGARIPGQQGRRPGGQQFGGGALGGAIKA